In Paeniglutamicibacter kerguelensis, one genomic interval encodes:
- a CDS encoding SseB family protein, with protein sequence MSANSPSSHGAPESPRHLPGHIAAALARAGSPSDSAGQSWEGRDLSGEGNPLHNFDNDNGLIDVKLAVAMDALIAGTGSEQGVHAALAQSRIYIAVVAQLAEGGLGEHGFTEEKEADMALVTLNAPDGRKALPVFSSVERLQAWHGEARPVAVYAPRAALSAVAEEAQMLVLDPGADFTFVLRRPGMWALAQQKEWTPSYLDEDLAVIVAQQAGAEEALASVRIAPGQGVGSRTAQGTSVPGGGSGPELRLEFTFQPGVDEATARACVSRIHSALAANADFAENVDSLEVSLKAGAPTQQGPSA encoded by the coding sequence ATGAGCGCGAATTCACCTTCTTCCCACGGGGCACCCGAAAGCCCCCGACACCTGCCCGGCCACATTGCCGCGGCTCTGGCCCGGGCCGGATCACCGAGCGACTCCGCCGGGCAAAGTTGGGAAGGCCGCGACCTCAGCGGGGAGGGAAACCCCCTGCACAATTTCGACAACGACAACGGGCTCATCGACGTAAAGCTTGCGGTCGCCATGGATGCACTGATTGCCGGAACCGGCAGCGAGCAAGGCGTCCACGCGGCGCTTGCACAATCACGGATCTACATCGCCGTGGTGGCCCAGCTGGCCGAGGGCGGACTCGGCGAACACGGCTTCACCGAGGAGAAGGAAGCCGACATGGCCCTGGTGACGCTCAACGCGCCGGACGGCCGCAAGGCGCTGCCGGTGTTCAGCAGCGTCGAACGCCTGCAGGCCTGGCACGGCGAGGCCCGCCCGGTTGCCGTGTACGCGCCGCGCGCGGCCCTCTCCGCAGTCGCCGAGGAAGCCCAGATGCTGGTCCTCGACCCCGGGGCCGACTTCACCTTCGTGTTGCGCCGCCCCGGCATGTGGGCCCTGGCCCAGCAAAAGGAGTGGACGCCCAGCTACCTCGACGAGGATCTTGCGGTCATCGTCGCCCAACAGGCGGGAGCCGAAGAGGCCCTGGCGTCGGTCCGCATCGCCCCGGGCCAGGGCGTGGGAAGCCGCACCGCGCAGGGGACAAGTGTGCCCGGCGGGGGATCGGGGCCGGAATTGCGCCTGGAGTTCACCTTCCAGCCGGGAGTGGACGAGGCAACCGCCCGTGCCTGCGTTTCGCGCATCCACTCGGCCCTTGCCGCAAACGCGGACTTCGCCGAAAACGTTGATTCGCTGGAGGTCTCCTTGAAGGCCGGCGCACCGACGCAGCAGGGGCCCAGCGCATGA
- a CDS encoding MFS transporter yields the protein MKFGRYGELLRQPGVAPLLLVGMVARLPHAAVGMLLLLHLVNELDRDWGSAGLVVALMTIGIALGAPWRGRVVDMYGLRRALLPSILVEAVVWSIVPQVSFAWVLPLVFLGGLFSLPVFSVVRTALGVMTTGETRRSAFALDAMATELVFIVGPATAGIVATSLSTTIGMIGIAVAASLSGLALMILNPPTRSGQPGAVAKNANPHEERLAAEASLIASGPGGLANVEGELILAGSKSAKARVAARGKAFRNKFGWVSASVIAVFIAASGAGLVLSGTEVGMLALLDEKDSSSQLGIVFFFWCGASLVGGLIYGSLSRRISPIVLLLAMAVLTLPMAFASDTWSLALLSIPPGMLCAPVLSAASEWLTDLVAEKRRGEAMGWYGSALTSGTALGSPITGATVDSLGFAAAFIAVGCIGAAVSVAALVTQQVRRRRRARVRTRVSEIVGAQGQ from the coding sequence ATGAAATTCGGGCGCTACGGCGAACTGCTCCGGCAACCCGGGGTAGCGCCGCTGCTCCTGGTCGGCATGGTCGCCAGGCTGCCGCATGCGGCCGTTGGCATGCTGTTGCTGCTGCACCTGGTCAACGAGCTGGACCGGGACTGGGGGTCGGCCGGCCTGGTCGTGGCGCTGATGACCATCGGTATCGCGCTGGGCGCACCCTGGCGCGGCCGCGTGGTCGACATGTACGGGCTGCGCCGCGCATTGCTGCCCTCGATCCTCGTCGAGGCGGTGGTGTGGAGCATCGTTCCGCAGGTTTCGTTCGCGTGGGTGCTGCCGCTGGTGTTCCTTGGCGGGCTGTTCTCGTTGCCCGTCTTCTCCGTGGTGCGCACCGCCCTGGGCGTGATGACCACGGGGGAGACCCGCCGTTCGGCCTTTGCGCTCGATGCCATGGCGACCGAGCTGGTCTTCATCGTCGGGCCGGCCACGGCTGGAATCGTTGCCACCAGCCTGAGCACCACCATCGGAATGATCGGCATCGCCGTTGCGGCCTCGCTCAGCGGCCTGGCGCTGATGATCTTGAACCCGCCCACCCGCAGCGGCCAGCCGGGTGCCGTCGCCAAGAATGCGAATCCGCACGAGGAGCGCCTGGCAGCCGAGGCGTCGCTGATCGCCTCCGGCCCCGGCGGGCTGGCGAACGTCGAAGGCGAACTGATCCTGGCCGGAAGTAAGTCGGCCAAGGCCCGTGTTGCGGCACGCGGCAAGGCCTTCCGCAACAAGTTCGGCTGGGTCAGCGCCTCGGTCATCGCCGTGTTCATCGCCGCGTCCGGCGCCGGGCTGGTTCTCTCGGGAACCGAGGTGGGCATGCTCGCGCTGCTTGACGAGAAGGACAGCTCGAGTCAGTTGGGCATCGTGTTCTTCTTCTGGTGCGGCGCCTCGCTGGTGGGCGGGTTGATCTACGGAAGCCTCAGCCGGCGGATCTCGCCGATCGTGTTGCTCCTGGCCATGGCCGTATTGACCCTGCCGATGGCGTTTGCCTCGGACACCTGGTCGCTGGCGCTGCTCTCGATCCCGCCCGGAATGCTCTGTGCACCGGTGCTCTCGGCGGCCTCGGAATGGCTCACCGACCTGGTGGCCGAAAAGCGACGCGGCGAGGCCATGGGTTGGTACGGTTCGGCGCTGACCAGCGGCACCGCCCTGGGTTCCCCGATCACCGGCGCAACAGTCGATTCACTGGGGTTCGCTGCCGCATTCATCGCGGTGGGCTGCATCGGCGCGGCGGTGAGCGTTGCCGCGTTGGTCACGCAGCAGGTGCGCCGGCGTCGCCGCGCCCGGGTGCGCACGCGCGTCAGCGAAATCGTAGGCGCACAAGGCCAATGA